From a region of the Basfia succiniciproducens genome:
- the ligA gene encoding NAD-dependent DNA ligase LigA — MDINQQIKQLRDTLRYHEYQYHVLDDPKIPDAEYDRLFHQLKALEQQHPELITADSPTQRVGAKPLAGFAQITHELPMLSLDNAFSDEEFNAFVKRIQDRLIVLPQSLTFCCEPKLDGLAVSIFYVNGVLTQAATRGDGTTGEDITLNIRTIRNIPLQLLTDNPPARLEVRGEVFMPHEGFNRLNERALEHGEKTFANPRNAAAGSLRQLDPKITSRRPLVFNAYSVGIAEGVELPATHYERLQWLKSVGIPVNSEVQLCDGSEKVLEFYRSMQQKRPTLGYDIDGTVLKINDIGLQRELGFISKAPRWAIAYKFPAQEELTRLNDVEFQVGRTGAITPVAKLEPVFVAGVTVSNATLHNGDEIARLDIAIGDTVVIRRAGDVIPQIIGVLHERRPANAQAIVFPTQCPVCGSKIVRIEGEAVARCTGGLFCDAQRKEALKHFVSRRAMDIDGVGAKLIEQLVDKELIRTPADLFKLDLITLMRLERMGEKSAQNALDSLEKAKNTTLARFIFALGIREVGEATALNLANHFKNLDALQAASPEQLQEVADVGEVVANRIYVFWREQHNIDAVNDLIAQGIHWETVETKEAGENPFKGKTVVLTGTLTQMGRNEAKDLLQQLGAKAAGSVSAKTHFVIAGDNAGSKLTKAQELGVAVMSEAEFLAIVNAYKR, encoded by the coding sequence ATGGATATTAATCAACAAATTAAACAATTAAGGGATACGCTGCGTTATCACGAATATCAATATCACGTATTAGACGATCCGAAAATCCCCGATGCGGAATACGACCGTTTATTTCATCAACTAAAAGCGCTGGAGCAACAGCACCCGGAGTTAATTACGGCGGATTCGCCGACTCAACGGGTCGGCGCCAAGCCGCTTGCCGGATTTGCTCAAATCACCCATGAACTTCCCATGTTATCGCTGGATAACGCTTTCTCAGATGAAGAATTTAATGCCTTTGTAAAGCGTATTCAGGATCGATTGATTGTGTTGCCGCAATCGCTGACATTTTGTTGCGAACCTAAATTAGACGGGCTGGCGGTGAGTATTTTTTATGTGAACGGCGTATTAACTCAAGCGGCGACCCGCGGCGACGGCACAACGGGCGAAGACATTACCTTAAATATTCGCACTATCCGCAATATTCCCTTGCAATTATTAACGGACAATCCGCCGGCCCGGCTGGAAGTGCGCGGTGAAGTTTTTATGCCGCACGAAGGTTTTAACCGCCTGAATGAGCGTGCCCTTGAACATGGTGAGAAAACTTTTGCCAATCCGCGTAATGCGGCGGCGGGTTCACTGCGCCAGTTAGACCCGAAAATTACCAGCCGGCGTCCTTTGGTGTTTAATGCTTACAGTGTTGGCATTGCCGAAGGCGTGGAATTGCCCGCTACTCATTATGAACGGCTGCAATGGCTGAAATCCGTGGGTATTCCGGTAAATTCTGAAGTTCAGCTATGTGACGGAAGCGAAAAAGTGCTGGAATTTTACCGCAGTATGCAGCAAAAGCGTCCGACCTTGGGTTACGATATCGACGGTACGGTGTTAAAAATCAACGATATTGGCTTGCAGCGGGAATTAGGTTTTATTTCTAAAGCGCCGCGTTGGGCGATTGCCTATAAATTTCCGGCGCAAGAGGAATTAACCCGGTTAAATGATGTTGAATTCCAAGTGGGCAGAACCGGCGCAATTACGCCGGTGGCAAAACTTGAGCCGGTGTTTGTGGCGGGCGTTACCGTGAGTAACGCAACTTTACATAACGGCGATGAAATTGCGCGCCTTGATATAGCCATTGGCGATACGGTGGTTATTCGTCGGGCGGGGGATGTGATTCCGCAAATTATCGGCGTGCTTCACGAACGCCGTCCGGCTAATGCGCAGGCTATTGTTTTTCCGACTCAATGCCCGGTTTGCGGTTCTAAAATCGTGCGTATTGAAGGCGAAGCGGTGGCACGCTGTACCGGCGGCTTATTCTGTGACGCCCAGCGCAAAGAAGCGCTTAAACATTTTGTCTCCCGTCGGGCAATGGATATTGACGGTGTCGGGGCAAAACTGATTGAGCAGTTGGTGGATAAAGAACTTATCCGCACGCCGGCGGATCTGTTTAAATTGGATTTAATTACACTTATGCGTTTGGAGCGTATGGGGGAAAAATCCGCTCAAAATGCGTTGGACAGTTTGGAAAAAGCGAAAAACACCACGCTTGCTCGCTTTATTTTTGCCTTAGGTATTCGTGAAGTGGGCGAGGCGACGGCGCTGAATCTGGCGAATCACTTTAAGAATTTAGACGCCTTACAGGCGGCAAGCCCGGAGCAATTGCAGGAAGTGGCGGATGTGGGCGAAGTGGTGGCAAACCGTATTTATGTATTTTGGCGCGAGCAGCATAATATTGATGCGGTAAATGATCTGATTGCTCAAGGAATTCATTGGGAAACCGTTGAAACAAAAGAAGCGGGCGAGAATCCTTTCAAAGGCAAAACCGTTGTGCTTACCGGCACATTAACGCAAATGGGGCGAAACGAGGCAAAAGATTTGCTGCAGCAGCTCGGCGCAAAAGCGGCGGGCAGCGTTTCCGCCAAAACTCATTTTGTGATTGCCGGCGACAATGCCGGTTCCAAATTAACCAAAGCGCAGGAATTGGGCGTGGCGGTGATGAGCGAGGCGGAATTTCTGGCTATTGTGAACGCTTACAAGCGCTAA
- the zipA gene encoding cell division protein ZipA — translation MDLNTILIILGILALVALVAHGLWSNRREKSQYFENANTFGRANRQDEPISTPESYKQARNVAPAFTQPKQAVIHQEPPVQQPLNTEPEPITQETPVRAEPQSVDQIKITLPNVEPAPAESAPIYEMRPSRRNTEPQYYQQPNEPYYQQPVQQNLARQTIADIEATVDPNEGVNSSSEYLRTQLQEASQEGNQIFTQSPLSRAPLQQPIEFDQPAQQEKESDNNEDEDVSFVMLYVAAAENRQFQGTVLVQALEDLGFSLGEDNLYHRHLDLTVASPVLFSAANITQPGTFNPYTLHEFFTDGVAIFMRLPSPGNDRTNLKIMIRSAKTLAQQLGGFVLTEQQELFTDAAEEEYLAKIK, via the coding sequence ATGGATTTAAATACGATTTTAATTATTTTAGGTATTCTTGCACTTGTGGCGCTGGTCGCTCATGGGTTATGGTCGAATCGTCGTGAAAAATCACAATATTTTGAAAATGCAAATACATTCGGTCGCGCAAATCGACAGGACGAGCCTATTTCAACTCCGGAATCTTATAAGCAGGCAAGAAATGTGGCACCGGCGTTTACTCAACCGAAACAAGCGGTAATTCATCAGGAACCGCCGGTTCAACAGCCTTTAAATACAGAACCTGAACCTATAACTCAGGAAACGCCGGTTAGAGCCGAGCCCCAATCGGTCGATCAAATTAAAATTACCTTACCGAATGTCGAACCGGCACCGGCGGAATCCGCTCCTATTTATGAAATGCGACCGTCCCGCCGTAATACCGAACCTCAATATTATCAACAGCCGAACGAACCTTATTATCAGCAACCTGTGCAACAAAATCTTGCCCGGCAAACTATTGCGGATATCGAGGCGACAGTAGATCCGAACGAAGGGGTTAATTCTTCTTCCGAATATTTACGTACTCAATTGCAGGAAGCGTCACAGGAAGGCAATCAGATTTTTACCCAATCGCCGCTTTCACGGGCGCCGTTACAACAACCTATTGAATTCGACCAACCGGCACAACAGGAAAAAGAGTCAGATAATAACGAAGATGAAGACGTTTCTTTTGTGATGTTATATGTGGCGGCGGCGGAAAACCGTCAGTTCCAAGGGACGGTTTTAGTTCAGGCTTTGGAAGATTTAGGTTTCTCTTTAGGTGAAGATAATCTTTATCATCGCCATTTGGATTTAACCGTAGCAAGTCCGGTGTTATTCAGTGCCGCCAATATTACTCAACCGGGAACATTTAATCCTTATACGCTGCATGAGTTTTTTACCGACGGCGTGGCGATTTTTATGCGTCTTCCTTCTCCCGGCAATGATCGTACCAATTTAAAAATTATGATTCGTTCTGCCAAAACTTTGGCGCAGCAACTTGGCGGTTTTGTATTAACGGAACAGCAAGAGCTGTTTACCGATGCGGCGGAAGAAGAATATTTAGCCAAAATAAAATAA
- the cysZ gene encoding sulfate transporter CysZ has product MKKEKEIKSGFHYFVMGWHLIGQQGLRRFVVMPVLLNIVLLSGLFWLFVSKISDMIEGVISFIPDWLSWLSGILLALSILMILLVFYFIFNTLSGFIAAPFNGLLAEKAEAMLTGESGENMTTMEFIKDTPRMLAREWQKLLYSLPKYIGLFLLSFIPLIGQSLIPVLTFLFTAWMMAIQYCDYPFDNHKISFPTMKFKLNENRIQNVTFGTFVTLCTFVPFINFVIIPVAVCGATAMWVDTYRKQLYLDKNPQKSTAVSTASTEKPGSDIARRSNNIRNR; this is encoded by the coding sequence ATGAAAAAAGAAAAGGAAATAAAATCCGGGTTTCATTATTTTGTCATGGGCTGGCATTTAATCGGCCAACAAGGCTTGAGACGTTTTGTGGTTATGCCGGTTTTGCTCAATATTGTACTGCTCAGCGGGCTCTTCTGGCTTTTTGTCAGTAAAATCAGCGATATGATCGAAGGGGTGATAAGCTTTATTCCCGATTGGCTAAGTTGGTTAAGCGGTATTTTACTCGCTTTGTCTATCTTAATGATTTTACTTGTTTTTTATTTTATTTTTAATACGTTATCGGGCTTTATCGCCGCTCCTTTTAACGGCTTGCTGGCGGAAAAAGCGGAAGCCATGCTTACCGGCGAGTCCGGCGAAAATATGACGACCATGGAATTTATTAAAGACACGCCGAGAATGCTGGCACGCGAATGGCAAAAACTGCTTTACAGTTTACCGAAATATATCGGTTTATTCCTTTTAAGCTTTATCCCGCTTATCGGGCAAAGCCTGATTCCGGTGCTGACCTTTTTATTCACCGCTTGGATGATGGCAATTCAATATTGCGATTATCCTTTTGATAATCATAAAATTTCTTTCCCGACAATGAAATTCAAACTCAATGAAAACCGTATTCAAAATGTGACTTTCGGTACGTTTGTCACCCTTTGTACATTTGTGCCTTTTATTAATTTTGTGATTATTCCGGTAGCGGTTTGCGGTGCGACGGCAATGTGGGTGGACACTTATCGGAAACAGCTTTATCTTGATAAAAATCCGCAAAAATCTACCGCAGTTTCAACCGCCTCGACGGAAAAACCGGGTAGCGATATAGCGCGCCGCTCAAACAATATTCGAAACAGATAA